Part of the Halodesulfurarchaeum formicicum genome is shown below.
ACCGAACTCGAGGAGCGGTTCAACCTCGAAGACCCACAGATCGACGTGCAGGAGGTCGAGGAGCCGGATCTGAACGCCCAGATCGTGGCCGACCGGCTGGCGAACGCCCTCGAACGCGGCTGGTACTTCCGGAAGGCCGGTCACACGACGATCGACCGGATCATGGAAGCCGGCGCGCTCGGCGCGGAGATCGTGCTCGCCGGCAAGGTGACCGGCGCTCGATCCCGTGTCGAGAAGTTCAACCGTGGCTACATCAAGCACAACGGCGAACCCGCCGAGGAGATCGTCGATGCGGGTCAGGCCGTCGCGGTCATGAAACTCGGCACGATCGGGGTCAACGTGAAGATCATCCCGCCCGAGGCCGAGTTGCCCGACGACTTCACCATCGAGGAGGACGCCGACATTTCGGATCTCGTGGTCGAAACGGAGGGCGAGTCCGTCGAGGAGCTCCTCGAAGGCGAACCCGAGGACACCGAAGCCGCCGCCGAGGACTTCGAAGAAGTCGAGACCCCCGGCGGGGACGAGTCCCCGGAGGAGGCCGAAATCGAAGAGGAACTCCTCGAAGACGTCGAGGAGGAGCCCGAGACCGAAGACACCGAGGCGGCCGAGGCGCCCGAAATCGAGGACGTCGAGGAAGACGCCGAGGCCGAGGCCGAGCAACTCCTGGATGAGATGGACGAGGAGGTGGAGGAATGACGATCCTCTACCCCACCGAGATCCGGGACATGACTCCGGCCGAACGGGAGTCCGAACTCGAGGAGCTACAGACGGAACTTCTCAACGCCAAGGCGGTCAAGGCCGCCGGTGGCGCGCCGGAGAACCCGGCACGAATCAAGGAGCTGCGGCGCACCGTCGCCCGGATCAAGACGATCCAGGCCGAGGAGAGCGACCCAGCCGCGGAGGAACAGTAAGATGACACTCTCGCCCGAGACGTTGCCCGGCCACGAGCTCATCGGACTGCGGGTCCGAGTCGCGACTTCGACTGACCCGACACGGGTCGGTATCGAGGGCCGGGTCGTCGACGAGACGAAACACACGCTCCTGATCGAGCGTGACTCGGGCGAGGTTCGGGTTCCCAAGGCGGGAACGACATTCGAATTCGTGATCACAGATGAAGCCGCGGCGTCCGCGAAGGGCGCCGGGACCGTCGCTCAACCGGCCGTGTCGGCTGGCTCGGCTGGCGAGGCGACGGCCTCCGTTACGGTGGATGGACGTCGATTGCTCTCACGACCCGCCCGCAGAACCGTTTCAGGAGGACGATTACAATGGCGATAGGACTGAACGTAACGGAGCCGGAAGGCACCTGCGCCGATGACAACTGTCCGTTCCACGGAAGCCTTTCCGTGCGCGGCCAGGTCATCGAGGGCACGGTTGCCTCGACGGACATGGAAAAGACCGTCGTCGTCGAGCGCGAGTACGACGTGTACGTACCGAAATACGATCGGTACATGAAGCGTCGATCGCGCGTCGCGGCTCACGCCCCGGCGTGCTTTGACTTGCAGACAGGCGACACGGTCCGCATCGCAGAGACACGACCGCTCTCGAAGACGAAAAGCCACGTCGTCGTCGAAATTACCGACGACGGGGGTGAGGCCTGATGGAAGCCATCAAGGCCGATGTCACCCCGGGCCTGGAGAAGGGTTCGCTGATCACGTGTGCGGACAACACGGGCGCACGCGAACTCAAGGTAATTAGCGTCTCCGGGTACCAGGGAACGATCAACCGGCATCCGAAGGCCGGCCTGGGTGACAAAGTGACCGTCTCGGTCACCAAAGGCACGCCCGAAATGCGTCGCCAGGTGCTCGAGGCCGTCGTCGTTCGACAGCGCAAGCCCATCCGCCGACCGGATGGCACGCGTGTCAAATTCGAAGACAACGCTGCCGTCATCATCGACGACATGGGCGAGCCGCGGGGCACGGAGATCAAAGGCCCCATCGCCCGGGAAGTCGCAGAGCGGTACGGAAGCATCGCGTCGACAGCGACAATGATCGTATAGCTATGAGTGAACAACCAACCAAACAGCGTATGGGAACCGAACGTGCGCCGCTCCACGAGCGACACAAGCAGGTTCGGGCCACGCTCAGCGACGACCTCCGCGAGGAGTACGGACAGCGGAGTGTCATCGTCAACGCTGGTGACACCGTCGAGGTCCTTCGCGGCGATTTCGCCGGGGAGGAAGGCGAGGTTCTGGCCGTCGATCTGAAGGCCGCCGTCGTCCACGTCGAGGGTGTCACCCAGGAGACCGCGGAGGACGAGGAAGTGCCTCGTCCCCTCGACGCCTCGAACCTGCGGGTCACGGAGCTGGACCTGGAGGATCCCGTGCGCGAAGCGCGACTCGAAGGTGAGACAGAATGAGCAACCATCAGAAACGACTCTCGGTCCCGAAGTCCTGGCCGGTCGAACGCAAGACCGCCACCTTCACGGCGAAAGCCGCCGGCGGACCGCACGGCGAGGACGGCGTCCCCCTCGTGATCGTCCTTCGGGACGTACTCGGGTACGTCGACACCGCCACGGAGGCCACCTACGCGGTGAACTCCGGTGGCGTCCGCATCAACGGTGACAGCGTCGACGATCGCAACCGACCAGTCGGGATGTTCGACATCCTGGCGTTCCCCGAACGCGACGAGTACTACCGGGTGTTCCCGGACGAGGGCGGCCGGCTCGGCCTGACGCCGATCGACGAGGCCGACGCGGGCTCCAAACTCGGGAAGATCATCGGCAAGACGACCGTCTCGGGCGGTCGGACCCAGCTGAACCTCCACGACGGTGCGAACCTGATCGTCGAGGACGAGGACTACAGCGGGAACGACTCGATCGTCCTGGACAACGAGACAAACGAGATCGTCGCCCACTTCGTGTACGAGGAGGGCGCACTCGTGACCGCCGTCGCCGGCCAGCACGCCGGCGAGATCGGTACTGTCGAAGACATTAGCGTAACCCCCGGCAGCGCCTCGAACACCGTCACCGTCGACACCGGCGAGGGCGTCTTCGAGACCGTCGAGGAGTACGTCGTCGTCATCGACGAGAACTTCGTCGGCGAGGACGCCGAGTTGCCCACGGAGGGTGATGCCTGATGTCCAGCACCGAGACTGACTTCCACGTGATGCGCGAACCGAGCATCGAGAAGGTCGTCGTCCACATGGGCGTCGGCCACGGTGGGGAGGATCTGCAGCTGGCCGAGACGATCCTCGAAGAGATCACGGGCCAGGAGCCGGTCCGGACGACCGCCAAGCGGACCGAACCGGAGTTCGGCATTCGCGCGGGCGACCCGATCGGCGCGAAGGTCACCATCCGTGGTGACCTCGCCGAGGACTTCCTCGACCGGGCACTCGCGATCGCCGACGTGACCCGTGGGAACTTCGATCAGACCGGAAACGTGAGCTTCGGCATCGAAGAGCACACCGACTTCCCCAGCCAGGAGTACGACCCGACCATCGGGATCTTCGGCCTCGACGTGACCGTCAACATGGTCCGGCCGGGCTATCGCGTCTCCAAGCGCGACCAGGCCACTCGCCAGATCCCGTCGAACCACCGGCTGACGGCCGAGGACGCCATCGCGTACCTCGAAGCCAACTACGACCTGGAGGTAACGACATGAGCGACACAGAAGATACCCAGGAGACCGGACAGACACACACGTGTCGCCGATGTGACCGCGAACAGGGTCTCGTCGGAAAGTACGACATCTGGCTGTGTCGACAGTGCTTCCGGGAGATCGCCCCGCAGATGGGCTTCAAGAAGTACAGCTAATCATGACAGCAGACGACCCACTGGCGAACGCGCTCTCGGGCATCAACAATGCCGAGAGTGTTGGCCAGTTGACACATACGGTAACGCCCGCCTCGAACGAGATCGGTGCGGTACTCGAGGTCCTCTATGACCGCGGGTACATCGGCGGCTTCGAGTACGTCGATGACGGCCGCGCCGGAACGTTCGAGGTCGAACTGACGGGGTCCATCAACGAGTGTGGACCCGTGAACCCGCGATACTCGTCCGGCGTGGACGAACTCGAGAAGTGGGAGAAGCAATTTCTCCCGGCTCGGGACTACGGCACGCTGATCGTGACGACCTCAAGCGGGATCATGAGCCACTACGAGGCCCGCGAGAAGGGCATCGGTGGCCAGCTCATCGCGTACGTATACTGACAATGTCACGAATCGAAATCCAACTACCCGAGGACGTTTCCGCCGAGACCGAGCGCTTTGACCTCACGGTCGAGGGGCCGGCGGGCTCGGTGCAGCGACGACTCTGGTTCCCCGGCGTGACCGTTTCCGTCGAGGACGAGACCGTCTGCATCGAATCCGACGCGGCGGACGCCAAGACCAACGCCACGATGGGGACCTTCCAGAGCCACGTGGAGAACATGATCCACGGGGTCACCGAGGAGTTCGAGTACCGGATGCAGATCCACTACTCTCACTTCCCGATGCAGGTCTCCGTCGAGGACGACGCGGTCGTGATCCAGAACTTCCTCGGCGAGAAGGCCCCACGACGGGCCCCCATTCGCGGCGACACCGAGGTAACAATCGACGGCGACGAGATCACCCTTACCGGCCCCGACAAGGAGGCCGTGGGGCAGACCGCCGGCGAGATCGAACAACTCACCCGGGTTCCCGACAAGGACACGCGGGTGTTCCAGGACGGCGTGTACATCGTCGAGAAGCCGTCCCGTGGAGGTGCCTGAGATGAGCGACAACGGCGAGCCAGGAGAGCTCGAAGACATCAGCGGGATCGGCCCCTCGAAGGCAGACGCCCTCCGGGAGGGCGGCTACGAGACGATTACGGACCTGCAGGCGGCAAGCCAGTCCGAACTCGCCGAACTCGAGGGAATCGGGAACGCGCTTGCGGCCCGCATCAAGGCGGACGTCGGCGGCCTCGAAATCGAGGAGGAGACCGAGGCCGAGGTCGAGACCGAAGCCGAAGAAGAAGAAGAAGAAGAAGCTGCGGACACGGAGGTCGAGACCGAGCTGCGCCCCCGTGGCGTGGCCGACAAGACGCCCGACCTCGACGGGGAGCGCTCCCGGCTGCTCGCCCAGCGAGCACGGGAGGGCAAACCGGCGTTCAACCAGCAGGACCACCACAAGAAAAAGCGTGTGAGTGCCTCGTGGCGCAAGCCACGTGGGAACCTCTCGAAGCAGCGACTGGGTATCAAGGGGAAGGGCGCGACCGTCGAGGCCGGTTACCGGACCCCGACGGCCGTCCGCGGCCTGCACCCCAGCGGCTTCGAAGAAGTGCGGGTTCACCGCCCCGAGGACCTCGAAGACGTCGATCCCGACCGGGAGGCGGTTCGGATCGCCAGCGCCGTCGGCGGACGCAAGCGCGAGCGCATTGAGGACATCGCGGCCGAGCGGGAGATCCGCGTGCTCAACCCGACCTACGAGGAAGTGGAGGTGACCGAGAATGAGTGATCTCTCGACCCAGAAGCGACTCGCCGCCGACGTGCTCGATGTCGGCGAGAACCGTATCTGGCTCGACCCGGACGAACAGAGCGAGATCGCCGAAGCGATCACCCGCGAGGACATCCGCGAACTGGTCCAGAACGGGACGATTCGGGCGAGCGAGCCGTCGGGCAACTCCCGCGGTCGCGCCCGGAAACGAGACGAAAAACGCGCCGCCGGCCATCGGAAGGGCCCGGGCACCCGCAAAGGGAAGGCCGGGGCTCGTTCGGACCCGGCGGACGAGTACCGGGACGGCATCCGGGCGATTCGACGCGAACTCCGCGAGCTGCGGGACGACGGCCCGCTCTCCCGCTCGCAGTACCGCCAGCTCTATCGGATGGCAAGCGGTGGCGAGTTCGACAGCGTCCGCCGGCTCCGGGCCTACATCGAGGACAACTACGACATCGAACGAGGTGACATCTAATGGCCAGCGGACCACGCTACAAAGTACCGATGCGGCGACGCCGCGAGGTCCGGACAGATTACCATCAGCGGTTGCGCCTGCTGAAATCCGGGAAGCCCCGACTGGTTGCTCGCGTGAGCAACCAGCACGCCAGGGCGCAGCTGGTGACTCTCGGTCCGGACGGAGACGAAACGATCGCGAAGGCGATCTCGGCCGATCTGGCCGAGTTCGGCTGGGAGGCCCCCACGGGCAATCTCCCGGCGGCCTACCTGACCGGCCTCCTGGCCGGCACGCGGGCCCTCGAAGCGGGACTGACCGAGGCCGTGCTCGACATCGGCCTCAACCGAGCGACCCCGGGCGCGAAGGTGTTCGCCATTCAGGAGGGTGCCATCGACGCCGGGCTCTCGATCCCGCACAACGATTCGGTCTTCGCGGACTGGGAACGGACCCGTGGCGAACACATCGCCGAGTACGCAACGCAACTCGACGAGCCGCTTTACAGCGGTTCGTTCGACGCAACAGACCTGCCGGACCACTTCGATACAGTGCGTTCGGCCCTACTGGAGGATAACGAATGAGTCACACCGACGCCTGGGAGCCCACGACCCGACTGGGTCGTCGCACCAAGGACGGCGAGATCGAAGACATGTCCGCCGCCCTCAACTCCGGCCTTCCACTGAAGGAGCCGGAAATCGTCGACACGCTCCTGCCGGGGCTCGACGACGAGGTACTCGACATCAACATGGTCCAGCGGATGACCGACTCCGGCCGCCGCGTGAAGTTCCGCGTGGCGGTCGTCGTCGGCAACCGCGACGGCTATGTTGGCTACGCCGAGGGCCGCGACGACCAGGTCGGCGGGGCGATCCAGAAAGCCATCGACATCGCGAAGCTGAACATCATCGACGTCTCTCGGGGCTGTGGGTCCTGGGAGTGTGGCTGTGGGCTGCCCCACACCGTCGCGCTCCGCACGACCGGCAAGGCCGGGAGCGTCGAGGTCGAACTGATCCCCGCGCCACGAGGCCTCGGTCTCGCGGCCGGTGAAACGGTCCGCCAGGTGCTCTCGATCGCCGGGATCGAGGACATCTGGACCCGCTCGTCGGGGAAGACCCGGAGTACGGTCAACTTCGGCAAGGCGACCTTCAACGCCCTCAAGCGGACGACCGAGGCCCGGGTCCCCGACCGCACGCTCGACGTGCGTGAGGTGATCGAGTGATGCAGGCCGTCGTTCAGATCCGTGGTGACGTCAACATGATGGCGGCCGTCGAGGACACCCTCGACATGCTGAACCTTCATGGCGTCAACCACTGCACGCTAGTGCCGGAGACCGACACGTATCGTGGCATGCTCACGAAGGTCAACGACTACGTGGCCTTCGGCGAGCCCAGCCAGGACGCGCTGGAGACGGTTCTGGCAACGCGCCTCGAACCGCTCGAAGGCGACGCCGACGTGGACGAGGCGTGGCTGGCCGAGCACACCGAGTACGACTCCTTCGAGTCCCTCGCAGCCGCGCTGCTTGAGGAGGAGACCACACTGCGAGAGCTTGGTCTCTCGCCGACCCTCCGGCTGCACCCACCACGGGGCGGCCACGAGGGCATCAAGAACCCCCGGAGCCAGGGCGGTCAGCTTGGCACTCACAGCACCGCGGAGATAGACGAACTCCTCGCGGCGATGCGATAACCATGACGAGCAAGAAACGACGCCAGCGCGGCACGCGAACCCACAGCAGCGGGTCCCAGAAGAACCGGCGTGGAGCCGGTCATCGCGGGGGCCGTGGCCGCGCCGGCCGCGACAAACACGAGTATCACCACTACGAACCGCTCGGCAAGAGCGGCTTCAAGCGTCCGGAGAAGGTACAGACGACCGTCTCGGAGGTCAAACTCCGCGAGATCGACGAGGATCTTCCGCTTCTCGTCGAGTCGGGTGTCGTCACCGAGACCGACGACGGCTATCAGGTCGACGCCCGCGAACTGGGCGATGCGGAGGCCGACGTCGTGAAGGTCCTGGGTGGGGGGCAACTCCACCACACCCTTTCGGTCACGGCCGACGCCTTCACCGACGGTGCCCGGGACGCACTCGAAGCGACCGGCGGGGACGCCATCGTTCCCGAGGACGCCACGGACGAACCGGACGAAAGCGAGGACTAACCCATGGGATGGAAGGAGGCCGCTGAACCCTATCTGACCCGGATGCCCTCGGTCGAGCGACCGACGGGCCACGTTCCGTTCAAGCGCAAGCTGGCCTGGACGGGCGCCGTGCTGGTGCTTTACTTCTTCCTGACGAACGTGTATCTCTTCGGCGTGGCGGGCGGCGGCGAGGACCTGTTCGGACAGTTCCGCAGCCTGCTCGCCGGCGGTCAGGGGACGATCCTGCAGGTCGGGATCGGCCCGATCGTCACCGCCTCCATCGTCTTGCAGCTTCTGGGCGGGGCGAACCTGCTGGGGCTGGATACCTCAGACCCCCGCGACCAGGCGCTCTATCAGGGCCTCCAGAAGCTCCTCGTGATCGTGATGACCCTGCTAACGGCGATCCCGATCGTCTACATGGGCAATTTCCTGCCGCCCAGTGATCAGATCGCCGCCAGCCTGGGAATCGGGACGTTCGGCGTGCAGTCGCTGATATTTGCCCAGGTGCTCGTCGGCGGGATCCTCATCCTCTACATGGACGAGGTCATCTCCAAGTGGGGTGTCGGATCGGGGATCGGCCTGTTCATCGTCGCCGGTGTCTCCCAGAGTCTGGTCGGCGGCCTGTTCTTCTGGGAGGGCGAGGTCGGCAACGAGGGCGTGATCCCCACCTGGATCGACATCGCACTGGGGAACGCCGGGGCGATGCCCTCGATCCTCTCTGCGGACGGGATCATGTTCCTGCTCATCGACGGGCAGATTCTCGCCATCATCACGACCATCCTCATCTTCTCGGTCGTCGTCTACGCCGAGTCGGTGCGGGTCGAGATTCCGCTCAGTCACGCCCGCGTGAAGGGTGCCCGGGGCCGCTTCCCGGTGAAGCTCATCTACGCGAGCGTGCTGCCGATGATTCTCGTTCGGGCGTTGCAGGCAAACATTCAGTTCCTCGGGCGGCTGTTGCGGAGCCAACTCGGCGAAGCCGGCATGCCGACCTGGTTGGGCGTCTACCAGGAGACTCAGGGCCAACTCGTCCCAGTTGATGGGTTGTTCTATTACCTGGCGCCCATCTACCAGCGTTCGGACTGGATGTGGTGGCTCGGCGGGACGGCCCAGGACCCGGCCCAGATCATGCTCCGGGTCGCGATCGACCTCTTCATCATGATCGTCGGCGGGGCGATCTTCGCCATCTTCTGGGTGGAGACCGCCGACATGGGGCCCGAGGCGACGGCAAAGCAGATCCAGAACTCCGGGATGCAGATCCCCGGGTTCCGGCAGAACGTCGGCGTTATCGAGAAGGTCATGGAGCGGTACATCCCCCAGGTCACCGTCATTGGCGGGGCCCTCGTGGGGCTGCTCGCCGTCCTGGCGAACATGCTCGGCACCATCGGGCAGGTCTCCGGAACGGGCCTGCTCCTGACGATCTCCATCATCTACAAGCTCTACGAGGAGATCGCCGAGGAGCAGCTCATGGAGATGCATCCCATGATGCGCGAGATGTTCCAGGAGTAGTTATCGTAAGTGGCTTTCACCCCAATTTTATCTCGCTTTCACTAACTCGGACAGTCACATGTCTGATCCGACATCCGATTACGGGTATTCCCAGAAAAGATGAAGGGCGTGAGTCTACTGAAACCCACCACCACAGGACTTTACGTAGACCAAATCGAGAATCGTGGCAATCGTACAACCAATTTTCCAAAACCAATCCCCTTACGGACGGGTGTCCGGGACCCTTCGTTTTTAGCAGTTGACAAGTAATCAGTAAGATAAACTGCTGTTTATCGACCATCGCTTGCCACGTTGGCCCGCATCGAGGTGAATCCCTACTGAACTGATCTGTCGGACAGCGTTTCGACCGGTAAACGGAGAAGCGGTTTCGGGGCGTCAGTCCACGGAAAGCGGATCCTCGAAGAGCCGACGGGCGACCGTCGAGAGGATGCCAACCCCGATCGGGAGACTGTCCTCGATGACGTCGAAGGTCGGTGTGTGATAGTCCCCGGGGTGGCTCGTTCCGATCCCGATTAGCGTGCTGTACCCGCCGGTGTCGCTGACTGCCTTCAGCAGGTAGGTGACGTCTTCGCTCGACCCCATTTCCATCCAGGGCACTACTTCTGAGACGCCGTCCACGTCGTCTGCTACCCCGGTCACCAGCTCGACCAGCTCCGGGTCCGAATCGTGCCGGATGGACTCGCCGATGGTCGTGTACTCGACGCTACACTCGTGCATCTCGGCGGCGGATTCCAGGATCCGCTCGACGGAATCCCGCATGTACCCCATCAGTTCGGTCGTCTCGCCCCGGACCTCTACCTGCGCCTGTACGCGATCGGCGATGACGTTTGTGCCGTTCTCCGAGCGGACCTGGCCGACGTTCACCCGGGTTACACCCTCTCGATGTCGGGGAATCCCGTAGAGGTTCTCGGCCGCCGTGAGGAACGCCTGGAGGGCGTTGTCTCCCTGGTTCGGTGCCAGACCGGCGTGGGCCTGCGTGCCGCTGAACTCGAATTGCATCCGGTTGAGCGCGAGGGCTCCCCTGGCCCCAGCGACGACCCCGCCGGTCGGCTGTCCCAGGCCGACGTGGGTCCCGATCATGTAATCGACGTCCTCGATGTGCGGGCCGTTGGCCATCGCTTTACCCCCACCGAGCAGCTCCTCTGCCGGCTGGAAGAACACTTTGAGCGTTCCCTCGAAGTCACTCCGCTGGAGGGTCTCGATGGTTCCGAGGCCGAACGTGATGTGTGCATCGTGTCCGCAGGCGTGCATGTAGCCCTCGTTCTCCGAGCGGAACCCTTCCGCTGCGGGAACGTGGGCCGGATCCTCGGACTCCGTGACCGGGAGCGCGTCGATATCCACCCGAAGGCCGACGGTGGGCCCGTCCCCACGGTCCAGTACGGCCACGGCCCCCGTATGACCCCCTTCGATCGCGTCGAACACGTCCGACTGGCCGTCGTAGCGATCTTTGGCCTCCTGGAACCACTCGTCGAGTTCCTCGGTGTCCGGCACGCCGAGCCGTTTCGCGGTGTCGAGGGCCGCCGGCCCGACAGCGATTTCGTCCACGCCGATGGATTCGAGTTCGTCGACGATCCGGACCGTCGTGTAGAACTCCCGCCACCCGGGCTCGGGATAGCGATGGAAGGCCCGTCGAAGGCTGCTGAGCCGACGCCGGGACGGCACGTTGTCGAGTACTGTCATTCACCGGTGCTACGCGTCGACGCTTCGAAGTAGCTTTTCCCGCTCGTCTTTCGGGTGTGCCACTGGCCATCGGAAGTGTCGCTGAGAGTGATCGACCGGGAGCTCCTGGAGTCATGCACTGCCCGATTCTTCTCGGGCGTATCGATGACCGATATGGAGGAGGAAGGCCGCGATGTACCCCCCGGCCAACGCCATCGTGAGCGGGGTTCGACCCACGGCCGCGATCAGCACGAGGAGGACGGGACCGATCAGGAGGAGCCCGTCGAACAGGCGGTCCTGGGCGCCGACCTCGAATACGGTCTCGACGAGCGGGATGGCCGTCGGGTTCATTTGTATCCCCCCAGATAGTGGAGGGCCGACCGCATCGTCACCAGGATCGGGATGATCTCCAGCCGGCCGATCCACATGTGAAAGAGAAAGAGGACTTTCCCGATCCGGGGCAGGGATTCGGGGCCCGTGATGCCAGCCGAGAGGCCGACGTTCCCCTGTGCGCTTGCGACCTCGAAGAGGACGTTCTCCAGGGTGTAGGTGTCGGGGAGGATCACCAACAACACCATCACGCCGACCAACAGAAAGAGCACCCAGAGCAGCGTGATGATGGCGGCCTCGGTGAACTCGCGGTGACTCTCTTCCGGTGTGAGACTCCGGCCGTCGATTTTCATGCGTCGAACCGCCGAATCGGGATAGAAGACGCCCGCGATCTGGAACCGCATCCCCTTGGCCAGCGTGAGGGCCCGGATGAGCTTGATCCCGCCGACGGTCGACCCGGCTGCACCCCCGACGACCATGCCACCCGTCACGGTGAGCTGGGCTGCGGCCGGCCAACTGCCCAGCGCGACGTTCGTCGCGTCAACGGCGGTCTGGAACCCCGTACAGGTAGCCGCCGAGACGAACTGGAAGAGCCCGTACCGAAGCGCCGCGAAGGCGGTCTCGTAGACGCCAGTCGCGTACACGATCGCCCACACGAGTGCCGACCCGGCCCCCATGTAGAGGAACACCCACCGGGTCTGCAGGTCCTGATAGAGGTTTCGCAGATCGCCGTTGAGCATCAGATAGTGGACGGGAAAGGCGATCGAGCCCATGAGCATGATCGGAATCAACACGAAGTCGATCACGGCGCTGTCGTAGGTGGCAATCGAGTTGTCCGTGATCGAGAACCCGCCGGTCGCGAGTCCGGTCATCGCGTGGTTGATCGAATCCCAGATGGGCATGCCGGCGAGGAACAGCGCGAAGATGGAGACGAAGGTAAAGAGGAGGAAGATCCACCAGATGGTCCGGACCGTCGAGACGATGCTCGGGTGGATCTTCTTCGACCGCGCCTCGCTCTGATAGAGGGTCAACGAGCCACTCCCGGGTCGGGACAGAATCGCCGCGGTCAGAACGATCACCCCGACG
Proteins encoded:
- a CDS encoding 30S ribosomal protein S3 → MADELEFIEQGLQRSQIDEFFADELARAGYGGMEVAHTPMGTQIVLEAEKPGMVIGKGGKNIRKITTELEERFNLEDPQIDVQEVEEPDLNAQIVADRLANALERGWYFRKAGHTTIDRIMEAGALGAEIVLAGKVTGARSRVEKFNRGYIKHNGEPAEEIVDAGQAVAVMKLGTIGVNVKIIPPEAELPDDFTIEEDADISDLVVETEGESVEELLEGEPEDTEAAAEDFEEVETPGGDESPEEAEIEEELLEDVEEEPETEDTEAAEAPEIEDVEEDAEAEAEQLLDEMDEEVEE
- the rpmC gene encoding 50S ribosomal protein L29, with product MTILYPTEIRDMTPAERESELEELQTELLNAKAVKAAGGAPENPARIKELRRTVARIKTIQAEESDPAAEEQ
- a CDS encoding ribonuclease P protein component 1 translates to MTLSPETLPGHELIGLRVRVATSTDPTRVGIEGRVVDETKHTLLIERDSGEVRVPKAGTTFEFVITDEAAASAKGAGTVAQPAVSAGSAGEATASVTVDGRRLLSRPARRTVSGGRLQWR
- a CDS encoding 30S ribosomal protein S17, with the protein product MAIGLNVTEPEGTCADDNCPFHGSLSVRGQVIEGTVASTDMEKTVVVEREYDVYVPKYDRYMKRRSRVAAHAPACFDLQTGDTVRIAETRPLSKTKSHVVVEITDDGGEA
- a CDS encoding 50S ribosomal protein L14, with protein sequence MEAIKADVTPGLEKGSLITCADNTGARELKVISVSGYQGTINRHPKAGLGDKVTVSVTKGTPEMRRQVLEAVVVRQRKPIRRPDGTRVKFEDNAAVIIDDMGEPRGTEIKGPIAREVAERYGSIASTATMIV
- the rplX gene encoding 50S ribosomal protein L24 produces the protein MSEQPTKQRMGTERAPLHERHKQVRATLSDDLREEYGQRSVIVNAGDTVEVLRGDFAGEEGEVLAVDLKAAVVHVEGVTQETAEDEEVPRPLDASNLRVTELDLEDPVREARLEGETE
- a CDS encoding 30S ribosomal protein S4e codes for the protein MSNHQKRLSVPKSWPVERKTATFTAKAAGGPHGEDGVPLVIVLRDVLGYVDTATEATYAVNSGGVRINGDSVDDRNRPVGMFDILAFPERDEYYRVFPDEGGRLGLTPIDEADAGSKLGKIIGKTTVSGGRTQLNLHDGANLIVEDEDYSGNDSIVLDNETNEIVAHFVYEEGALVTAVAGQHAGEIGTVEDISVTPGSASNTVTVDTGEGVFETVEEYVVVIDENFVGEDAELPTEGDA
- a CDS encoding 50S ribosomal protein L5 — its product is MSSTETDFHVMREPSIEKVVVHMGVGHGGEDLQLAETILEEITGQEPVRTTAKRTEPEFGIRAGDPIGAKVTIRGDLAEDFLDRALAIADVTRGNFDQTGNVSFGIEEHTDFPSQEYDPTIGIFGLDVTVNMVRPGYRVSKRDQATRQIPSNHRLTAEDAIAYLEANYDLEVTT
- a CDS encoding 30S ribosomal protein S14, whose product is MSDTEDTQETGQTHTCRRCDREQGLVGKYDIWLCRQCFREIAPQMGFKKYS
- a CDS encoding 30S ribosomal protein S8, with translation MTADDPLANALSGINNAESVGQLTHTVTPASNEIGAVLEVLYDRGYIGGFEYVDDGRAGTFEVELTGSINECGPVNPRYSSGVDELEKWEKQFLPARDYGTLIVTTSSGIMSHYEAREKGIGGQLIAYVY
- a CDS encoding 50S ribosomal protein L6, coding for MSRIEIQLPEDVSAETERFDLTVEGPAGSVQRRLWFPGVTVSVEDETVCIESDAADAKTNATMGTFQSHVENMIHGVTEEFEYRMQIHYSHFPMQVSVEDDAVVIQNFLGEKAPRRAPIRGDTEVTIDGDEITLTGPDKEAVGQTAGEIEQLTRVPDKDTRVFQDGVYIVEKPSRGGA
- a CDS encoding 50S ribosomal protein L32e, with amino-acid sequence MSDNGEPGELEDISGIGPSKADALREGGYETITDLQAASQSELAELEGIGNALAARIKADVGGLEIEEETEAEVETEAEEEEEEEAADTEVETELRPRGVADKTPDLDGERSRLLAQRAREGKPAFNQQDHHKKKRVSASWRKPRGNLSKQRLGIKGKGATVEAGYRTPTAVRGLHPSGFEEVRVHRPEDLEDVDPDREAVRIASAVGGRKRERIEDIAAEREIRVLNPTYEEVEVTENE
- a CDS encoding 50S ribosomal protein L19e; amino-acid sequence: MSDLSTQKRLAADVLDVGENRIWLDPDEQSEIAEAITREDIRELVQNGTIRASEPSGNSRGRARKRDEKRAAGHRKGPGTRKGKAGARSDPADEYRDGIRAIRRELRELRDDGPLSRSQYRQLYRMASGGEFDSVRRLRAYIEDNYDIERGDI
- a CDS encoding 50S ribosomal protein L18, with product MASGPRYKVPMRRRREVRTDYHQRLRLLKSGKPRLVARVSNQHARAQLVTLGPDGDETIAKAISADLAEFGWEAPTGNLPAAYLTGLLAGTRALEAGLTEAVLDIGLNRATPGAKVFAIQEGAIDAGLSIPHNDSVFADWERTRGEHIAEYATQLDEPLYSGSFDATDLPDHFDTVRSALLEDNE
- a CDS encoding 30S ribosomal protein S5, which translates into the protein MSHTDAWEPTTRLGRRTKDGEIEDMSAALNSGLPLKEPEIVDTLLPGLDDEVLDINMVQRMTDSGRRVKFRVAVVVGNRDGYVGYAEGRDDQVGGAIQKAIDIAKLNIIDVSRGCGSWECGCGLPHTVALRTTGKAGSVEVELIPAPRGLGLAAGETVRQVLSIAGIEDIWTRSSGKTRSTVNFGKATFNALKRTTEARVPDRTLDVREVIE
- the rpmD gene encoding 50S ribosomal protein L30, which codes for MQAVVQIRGDVNMMAAVEDTLDMLNLHGVNHCTLVPETDTYRGMLTKVNDYVAFGEPSQDALETVLATRLEPLEGDADVDEAWLAEHTEYDSFESLAAALLEEETTLRELGLSPTLRLHPPRGGHEGIKNPRSQGGQLGTHSTAEIDELLAAMR